Genomic window (Aquimarina sp. BL5):
CAGCAGGAATTGATATTGGAAGTCGTTCTCATTATGCTGCTATTGGTCAAGAGTTAGAAGATGTAAAAGAGTTTGGCGTATATGCTGAGGATTTGACTTCATTATGTGAGTGGTTTGTGAGCAACGATGTAACTACTGTAGCTATGGAATCTACAGGAGATTATTGGCAGAATCTATATACGGAACTTATTAGTTTTGGTTTTGAGGTAGTACTAGTCAATGGGAAATTCACTAAAAATGCCAAAGGAAAAAAGACCGATGTGAAAGATTGTAGATGGATACAAAAACTACATACTCTTGGGCTACTTACGGGAAGTTTTCTACCAGATCTTGTTACTGAACATTTACGAACATATTGCCGACAAAGAACAAATTGGATTGAACTTGCTTCATCTGCAACACATAAAATGCAGAAATATCTAAAACTACTGAACTTCAGATTGGATGTAGTAGTCAAAGATGTTTGCGGACTTACTGGAATGAAAATCATTGAAGATATCTGTAAAGGTAATCTTGATCCATATAACCTAGCAGAACATCGGCATTTTAACTGTAGAAAACCTAAAGAAGAAATTGCAAAAGCGCTACACGGTAATAATAGAGAAGACTTCCTTTTTGGATTGCAACAAGAGCTCAAAAGTTATCAATTCTTCCAAAGAAACATAAAAGCTTGTGACAAAAAGATTGAGCAGTTTATAAAACAAGAACTCAAACAATATCCCGAAAGAAAAAAACTCAAAACAACAGAAAAAACTTATAAAAGAATCAATAAAAATGCTCCTAAAATTAAAAATATGAATCAAATTGCTTTTAGATATTTTGATGGTGTTGACCTTTTTGCAATTGAAGGATTGAGTCATTCATCCATTCTTAGCATTATGAGCGAAATTGGACCTGAAGGTTTTAAAAAATTCCCTACTGCTAAACATTTTACCTCTTGGCTAAGGTTGGCTCCCAACAACAAAATATCTGGAGGAAAAATACTAAGTAATAGAGTGCCCAAAGGAAGTAACAGACTCAAAATAGCACTCAGGCAAGCAGCAAATGCTATTGGAAACTTAAAAGATACTCATCTTTCTGATTTTTTCAGAAGAGTAGCCTACAGGAAGGGAAGGCACTCAGCGGTAAGCGCAACAGCTAGAAAGTTGGCAGTAATAATATGGAATATGATAACTAAGAAAATACAATACCAACCGCCTAAACTATATTTATTCCTCGATCAAAAAAGAAAACTAGGGCTTGTCAAAAGAATTAAAAAACAAATCGATAAATTTGACTTAAAACCCGAAGATTTAGGGTTTAACAACAGCATAATAATCAATAAACAAAATTGACGTTAGTCAGAATTTGAAAAGATAAATGAGAAAATTATTAATAGTGCTTTTTGGAATTTTACAATATTATAATTGTTATGCTGATGCAGGAAATGCGTACAGGTATAAATTAAAAGCTGAATTGAGTGACTCTAAAATTCTAACAGGTTATGTTTATCATTACACGTATGGAGAACCTTATGATTCTAAAAAATCTTCTTTTTGTGATTATATTCACAGTAATTTCAACAGTACGCTCATTATTTATACAGAAGTCAAATCCTTAAAATTAAGTGAATCATCTGAAATGGACTTTGCCTTAAGTTCAAATAAAATCACATTCGATATTGAAGAAATACTAGATGTTTTATTAATTAATAAACTTGAATTTCCTGCTGGAGATAGAGTTCATATCCTAGACTCGAAAGTTGACTATCAATATTTACAAAAAGCACCACTAAATATAGATTCTGTTTATAGTGAATGGATGGAAAATTGTGGTATATCTTTAATAAATTGGTCACTTAAAAACGACATATCCAAAATAAAAAGTAAGATTACTAAAGAGGTTAATGCATTTTATGACGTAAAAAATGATGTTCTTAATAATGAAATAAACTCATACTATTCTAACTTAAAAAAAGAACTGTCGGCAAAAAAAATAATCTTTATCTACAGCTGCGAAGCTTTATAAAAAACACAATTCACAAAGCTATAAATTTTGATTATAAATGATTTATGATTAAACCGAAAGATCTATGAATATGAATAAAGTCTATAACTTCTAATCATATCATAATCTTCATTCTTTCTTTTAGAAAATTAAACATATTCTATTTCAAACGTAAGATTTGTATATTGCATATGACCTGATCTGAATACGGATTCTATACGGAACGTTCGTAGTAATTTAAAAATCGAAATGGAAATTAATACTTTAATAGGAATAGACACAAAAGATATTCTAAATGTATTCAACGAATCATTTTCAGATTATTTTATTCCTTTTCAGTTAACAGAAGAACAACTGAATTCAAAAATGTTAGCCGATAAGGTTCATCTTAACTTATCTGT
Coding sequences:
- a CDS encoding IS110 family transposase yields the protein MERKMKLGMDVVNFNAAGIDIGSRSHYAAIGQELEDVKEFGVYAEDLTSLCEWFVSNDVTTVAMESTGDYWQNLYTELISFGFEVVLVNGKFTKNAKGKKTDVKDCRWIQKLHTLGLLTGSFLPDLVTEHLRTYCRQRTNWIELASSATHKMQKYLKLLNFRLDVVVKDVCGLTGMKIIEDICKGNLDPYNLAEHRHFNCRKPKEEIAKALHGNNREDFLFGLQQELKSYQFFQRNIKACDKKIEQFIKQELKQYPERKKLKTTEKTYKRINKNAPKIKNMNQIAFRYFDGVDLFAIEGLSHSSILSIMSEIGPEGFKKFPTAKHFTSWLRLAPNNKISGGKILSNRVPKGSNRLKIALRQAANAIGNLKDTHLSDFFRRVAYRKGRHSAVSATARKLAVIIWNMITKKIQYQPPKLYLFLDQKRKLGLVKRIKKQIDKFDLKPEDLGFNNSIIINKQN